CACCTTTAAGTGATTATAAGCGTCTAAATGGACTTGAAGGGAACATTACACGTGAAGATGGACCTTTCCCAAATACTGAGGATTTGAATAATAATAGCAGTTTAGATTTGGATAATAGTTATTTCAGATATGAGCTTAACCTTGACCCAAACCCAATTACAAATAAACAAATTGTTGGTTCTGGGAAAGGTTCTTGGAGACAATATAGAATACCCCTTAAAGCAGGTTATAGCAAAGTCGGTTCACCATCATTCTCTAATGTTGAAGCAATTCGATTGGCTATAAAAAGCTCATCACATGTTAGAATTAGAATAGCTGATATGAATATAGTTGGTAGTGAATGGAGGTCTCAAGGTTTACCACAAGATAGTGCATCTGATCCAAAATTAGATATTTCATTTGTAGGTGTTGATGAAAATTCAAGAGAGCCAGATTTTTATACAACTCCACCTGGAGTTCAACAAGATGTAAATCAAATAGATTTATCTACCAGAAACGAGCAGTCATTAGCTCTAACTGTTAAAGATTTAAATAGAGGTGAATCTCGTACTGCTGTTAGAGTTAGGCCAAGACCTTTAGATTTATTTAATTACAAACAATTGAAGTATTTTGTACATGGAAGTAATGATATGGATGCCGAAATCCTTCCTGGAACTTCAGCTAAAGTATTTGCATATATCCGTTTTGGATGGGATACTTTAAATTATTATGAATATAGATTCCCACTAACAAGCGGCTGGATGGAGCATGTAATAGAGTTTTCAGAAATTTCAGCTATTAAACAACTAAAAGGAGCAAATGTTAATTTGCCTTATTTTGTAGGAGCTAAAAATTCTGGAACTCAGTTTGGAATTCTTGGAACACCATCTTTAACAAGAATTCAATACATTGCTTATGGTATTGAAAACAATGCTTACCCAGGCTCATTAACATCTACAATGTGGGTTAATGAACTTAGAGTAGTTCAGGCTGAAGATACAAAAGATTGGGCTGCTGCTTTTTCTACAAACATTAATTTAGCTGATTTAGGTTCAATTGATTTTAATTTTAAAAAGTCAAATCCTAATTTTCATACTCTTGAAGAAAGATTTGGAAATCGAGTTGAATCAACTAACTGGAACTTCAATTCAAATTATAAATTAGAGAAATTTTTACCTGAGAGTTTTAAAGGTTCTGGTATACCTTTAATTTATAATCATACTGAAACAATTGAAACACCAAGATATTTAAACAACTCCGATGTTGAGGTTAATGGTGCAATTTCTAGAGCTTTACTCGATTCAACAAATCCTAGAAAAAATGAGATTGCTGATAGCTTGAGAACTGCTGGGGAGAACCTAAAAGTGAGCGATCAGTTCAGTTTGTCAAATATTAAAATTGCTTTCCCAGGTCAAGATGTTGTTTCAAGATTATTACTCAACAATTTAACTTTTGGTTATAATTATAGCCAAGATAGAGAAAGATCTTCAACAATTGAAAATCGATTTTCATGGAATTGGAACTTTGTTGGAAGGTACGGTTTAAATATTCCTCAATCATTTGAAATCAAACCAGTTACTTTTTTAACAGATGTTCCTTTATTAGATTTCTGGAAAGACTTTAGGGTTAATTTATTACCTTCAAATATTGCGTTTGGAACTAAAATTGACAGATCCAGAACTACTGAAAAGCTTAGAGCAGTTCCAGAAGCAAGCCCTGTAAGAAGAGCTTTTAATACAAATCGTAATGCTAGCTTTAGCTGGAGAATGAACGAAGGTGGCTTAGTAAACTTAACTACTGATTATTCGTTAAATGCTTCAAGTTCTTTATCACATCTCGAAACTGATGATTATGGGAGACAAAGATCTGGAGGTGATATTACTTCTGATTTGATTTTAGGAAATGGTAAATTATTTGATTTTGGGAACGATAATAGTTTAACTCAATCTATTACTTTTAACACCAGACCTAGAATTCCATTCATTCCTTCAATTGATAGATATGTTACTCCAACAGCAAGATATAAAGTTGATTATACATGGAATGATATCCTCGGGCAAACTTTATCAAATAGTAGTTTTACCAAATCTGCCTCTTGGAATTCAACTGGAACTCTAGGATTAGATATTAGACTTGGTCAAATTGGAAGAGCAATTTTTGGAGATTCAAAACCTGAAGATGGGTCTTTAAAAACAATTTTAAGATACTTAATAAAATTCCCGATTTTTGATTTTGAAAGACTTAGCTTAAATTTTAGTCAGAATAATGGTGCCAAAAATGATGGATTAATTGGGTCTGGAGGTATAACAAATTTTTGGGCTAGAAGTATTGTTCCATTAGGTTCAGAGGACAATCAATATGGTCCTGGCATGGCTTATCAGCTTGGTTTATTAGATGATCCTCATGGTAAGTTAAAACCAGTTTTTACATCTGCTTTTCCTTTTATCGGATTTCAAAAAGAGCAAGGTAAACGTGCTCCAAACATTTATGTAACCGATGAGTTTTCACAAAAAAATACTCTATCTGGTAGTACCGATCGTCCTCTATGGCCTGGAGCTAATTTATCATTAAATTGGAGTTCAGATTTTGGAATTAATCAAAAAACTTCTGTTACAACAGATAATGCTGGGAATGTTACTTTTACGAATCCTTTTTTAGCAGGAACATTATCAAGAACATTTTTAAGTCTGCCAAATATTCTTTTCCTTAATCTTTTTCATAATGATGCTGAAGGTGTTGCAGATGAATATAAATCAAGGAAGGATAAAATTGTTGAGCCTCAATTACCTTTAGTTGCTAGTGCTCAAGATTCGATAAATTATAATTCTCAACTTATAGGTTATAACAAACTTTTATCAGAAGCGGCTACTTCAGCTTTTGAAGATCAACTTGAATCTTTTAGTTGGATTCCTAAACCCATTAGTAGATATTTCCCTAGAATAAATTGGAGAATTGATTGGAATGGTTTGGAGAAACTTCCATTTTTTTCAAGTTGGACTCAAAGTGTTTCTTTGAGGCACGCATATGCAAGCAAATATACTCGTGGCTTTAGAATGACTGATAGTGGCGAAGTACCTGAAGCTCAAACAGTTACAAGAGGGTTTTCACCTTTGGTTTCTCTCTCATTATCAGGCAAGCAAGAAGCCCTAGCAAATGGAACTTTAACTGCTTCATTAAGCTTTAATACCACAACTGAATTTTCACTTATTACTGCTGCTCGTTCTGAAATTTCTCAAGATTCTAAGAATGAATTACAGGTTAGTGTTTCATATCAGAAAAGAGGCTTTGAGTTCCCATTGTTTGGTTTGAATTTGAAAAATGATATTGAGTTTCAATTCACAGGGAGCATGAGTAAAAATAATCGTAAAAGATTTAATTTAACTGAGTTTAAACCAGAAGGTCAAAACGATGGATCTACTAAATTAAACCTCAGACCTAGTATAAGATATACAATGTCAAATACCGTTAGTGCATCTGCTTTTCTGCAATATGATGCAACTATTCCTGATGCTGATGGTTCAAAAGATATTTCAAGAAGTACTACAAAAATTGGTATAGATATGAGGATTGGAATTTCTGGTGGTAGGTAATTAATCCGTTTTTTAGATATAAATTAAAAAACCACCTTATAATTAAATTATTAGGTGGTTTTTCAATTCTAGAATTTCAAGAACTATTTCATTTAACTATATAATCATTTTTTTAATTTCCTTATTTTGAAAATAATAAAGTTATTCTTTATAACGTCTGTTTTTATATAATATAAAATAATTAATATGTCAGACTCGAAAATTGTGTTACAAAAAAGACTCGAAGAAATAGAATTTGAACTTTCTATATTATACGAAGATAGGAATCAACTCCAATTGCAATGGCATTTAGAAAAAGATCTTATTGCTGAAACTAGAGATCTTAAAAACCAAATTGAGAGTTTGAGATTTGAAGCAGAAAATTTTGAAAGATTAGGTGAATTAGGTAAAGTTGCAGAGATTAGATATGGCACCATTTTAGAGACTCAAAAACAATTAGAAATAACTCAAAAGAAATTAATTGAAGCACAATCAAATCAACAACTTCTAAAGGAAGAAGTTGGGGCTGATGATATTGCAGAAGTCGTAGCTAAATGGACAGGAATTCCAGTTTCAAGAATGCTAGAAAGTGAAAGAACAAAACTTATTAAGATGGAAGGAAGACTTCATGAAAGGGTTATTGGTCAAGATGAAGCTGTTACCGCTGTTTCTAATTCAATTAGAAGATCTAGAGCAGGTTTACAAGATCAAAATAGACCGATTGGATCATTTATTTTTTTAGGAACAACTGGGGTTGGTAAAACTGAACTTGCGAGATCTTTAGCAGATTTTTTGTTTGATGATGAGAATGCTTTAATAAGAATAGATATGAGTGAGTATATGGAGAAATTCTCTGTTTCAAGGCTTATTGGATCTCCTCCTGGATATGTTGGATATGAAGAAGGCGGTCAATTAACTGAACCAGTGAGAAGAAAACCTTACTCTGTAGTTTTGCTTGATGAGATTGAAAAAGCTCATCCAGAAGTATTCAATATCTTGCTTCAAGTTCTTGATGAAGGTAGGTTAACTGATAGTAAAGGAACTCTTGTGAGTTTTAAAAATACTATCATAATTATGACTTCAAATATTGGTTCAGATATTCTTCAATCTAATTTAAATAATGCTAAAACGCCTGAAGAAGTTGACCAGGCTTTAATGACGTCTAGATTAAAATTGATTGAACTTTTACGTAAACAAATGAGACCTGAATTCTTAAATAGGATAGATGATATTATTGTTTTTAAACCATTAACTCAAATTGAGATTAGACAAATTGTAAATGTTCAATTGAAAAAAACAGAGGAGATGTTACAAAGCAATAGAATTGGATTTGAAATCACAGATGATGCAAAAGATTGGATAGCAAAATTGGGGTTTGATATTACTTATGGTGCAAGACCATTAAAAAGAGTTATTCAAAAACATATCCTAAATCCACTTTCAATTTCTATGCTAGATGGAACTTATTTTGCAGGTGATATAATAAAAATTTCACTCGATAATTCTGGTCATTTTAAATTTTCAAAATAAATTCACACAAAAGTTTTTTCATCAATAATTTTTAATTTTTTGCAACTTATTAATCAAACAATTTAATGAGTTTATTTTTAAAAAATAATTTGACTCTACCAATAATATTAAGCCTTACATTAGGCTTAATGCCTTATTTCCCTCAGCCACATATTCTTGGTAAATTGAAATGGGTAATTGGTGGAGGAAATGGTATGACTTTTATTGATTGGGCTGATTTATTATGGCATTCTTTTCCATTTGTTTGGTTAATTTTTGTAATAATTTTTAAAATTAAAAATCTGCAAAAGTGATAGAAATTAATAACATTACTAAAATATACAATCAAAATTCTCCTAACCAAGTTTCTGCTTTAAACGATGTTTCAATAAATATTAAAAAAGGAGAATTTTTAATGATTATTGGTTCAAATGGTTCTGGTAAATCAACTTTGGTAAAAATGATTGCAGGTACAGAAAAATTGAATTCTGGGAATATCATTTTTAATAAAATTGATATTACTAAAAAATCTGATTTTAAAAGAAGTAAACTAATTTCAAGACTCTTTCAAGATCCACTTCAAGGTACCTCTTCTGAACTCTCAATTTTACATAACTTCAGGCTTGCTTTTCTTAGAACTAAAAGTAAAAATTTAATTATTGGTACTGGAAAGGATTTCCGAAATTTTGTAAAGTCCAAAATCTCTATTTTAGATATGGGATTAGAAAATAACATTGATCAAGCTATAGGTACTTTATCTGGTGGTCAAAGACAAGCAATTACGCTGCTAATGGCAGTATTGGACAACACAGAACTTCTTTTGTTAGATGAACCAACTGCTGCACTTGATCCTTTAACTTCAGATTTTGTAATGTTTCTGATTGATAAAATAATTAGAGATTTAAGTTTAACTGCAATTTGTGTTACTCATGATTTAACTTATGCACTCAAATTTGGTTCAAGATTAATTCAAATGAAAAATGGAAAAGTACTAAAAGATATTCAATCAAATCAGAAAAAAGAATTAACAAATAAGGAAATATATTCTTGGTTTGAAAAATAGAAAAATTACCTCCTTTAGATGTCAGTTTATTTACCCCAACAATTTATTTGTTAATTGATTTATAAAGAATCATCATAGATAAATACCTAAAAATTATTAGTTAACAGCAATCATTTCCTTATTTTCACGTACTAATTAATTTAAAGATTTTGATGTATAAAGATTTCCGAGAAAAACTAATTTCAGGAGAAACAACCTGTTCTGCAAATCTCATAAATTCCTTCAATATAATTAACGATAATCTAAATCTTAATGCATTTGTATCATTGATTAAAGATAAATCAATTGAAAGAGCAGCAGAAATTGATAATCGAATTAAGAATAATTCTCAAATTGGAAAGTTAGCTGGTATGACTTTTGCAATCAAAGATAATATTGCAGTTAAAGGTGAAGGATTGACTTGCGGATCTAAGATATTAGAAAATTTCCGTTCATTATATTCGGCAACAGTTGTAAATAAACTTGAAAGTGAAGATGCTATAATTTTAGCAAAATCAAACATGGATGAATTTGCAATGGGTTCATCTGGAGAGTTTTCTTATTTCGGTAGAACTCTTAATCCTCATGACCTAACAAGAGTGCCTGGGGGATCTTCAAGTGGGTCTGGTGTATCTGTTGCTGCTGGTATGACTATTGCATCATTAGGTT
Above is a window of Chlorobiota bacterium DNA encoding:
- the sprA gene encoding cell surface protein SprA, whose amino-acid sequence is MWAALTLCSNTLFSQTDTNNLDKRFSKTLPQKQYSPLDNSFPFESYKHIVEFDSLSSNVFLYETLFGRRIGQPRILSLDEYISLRQKENQQRLWDERSVKYDIANAQKDVKDDLQKLLGNGLGIDIPIPQSPIFSIFGAPQVSFNVNGNVNLSAGWQWDNNNLTSINSFSSTQSAPFFNQNIQVSTTARIGDKLKLSTDFDTERSFDFDNQLKIDFGGTQASDDDIIQRFEFGNVQMSNPNSTLIGGSQALFGIKSGFKFGPLNLTTLASQKRGEKRVLNASNGTIKNQIYLKPYDYAYNHFWLDTTYLGFYDIYYTNNPPAATPSMEPFNVNEIEVYEQTKDVSVAAQFQAVAYSDLPILPPGGRYPISLRTPPQTASAGDVQKGSFIRLDPNRYELDRILGNITIKSLSTDKSYAVAYRTGGRGSYGEFSNVRGDSNEIVILKLIYVNNIQPGYKTLWKRQMKNIYQLQGVRNVDLQNSKIKITYGIPPDTSEVYRVSGSPYIVEALGVDRNGSLGGSIQPDGQFDINNPSFFKQSTGEIIFPSTEPFRKGLREKLGGNAEQFVIDAIYDKTREEAQRDTKVGRYTISADVSGSSGANIPLGVYNLAQNSVRVISNGSPLQENVDYRVDYSFGQVTLISPRALNSASSLQIEYEQNDLFSVSQKTMLGLRADYDLFRKRNVESMLGMTLMRYGQTYQINKIQLGGGDEPFTNVMLGFDGNIKFNKVNFITKAIDALPFLKTEAPSSFSARGEWAVALPNPNNKTSLVESDLGKGAAYIDDFESGSKRQIPLGITYTLWQTASPPLDQELGITDSARNAKKANMFWFNPRVKPDENEIWPDKNKGGLQTVKKDVIELQYEPSLRGMYNSNINYDKTPSIIDSSWSGIMRGLPFYSTNLNQENMDFIEITLSVDDYKPNDSKLYFDIGRISEDVVLNGNLNTEDGCRVDNPLRDGILNPGEDVGIDGLNNDEERKKYNSTEDDPAGDDFVALPSGSQDPPLSDYKRLNGLEGNITREDGPFPNTEDLNNNSSLDLDNSYFRYELNLDPNPITNKQIVGSGKGSWRQYRIPLKAGYSKVGSPSFSNVEAIRLAIKSSSHVRIRIADMNIVGSEWRSQGLPQDSASDPKLDISFVGVDENSREPDFYTTPPGVQQDVNQIDLSTRNEQSLALTVKDLNRGESRTAVRVRPRPLDLFNYKQLKYFVHGSNDMDAEILPGTSAKVFAYIRFGWDTLNYYEYRFPLTSGWMEHVIEFSEISAIKQLKGANVNLPYFVGAKNSGTQFGILGTPSLTRIQYIAYGIENNAYPGSLTSTMWVNELRVVQAEDTKDWAAAFSTNINLADLGSIDFNFKKSNPNFHTLEERFGNRVESTNWNFNSNYKLEKFLPESFKGSGIPLIYNHTETIETPRYLNNSDVEVNGAISRALLDSTNPRKNEIADSLRTAGENLKVSDQFSLSNIKIAFPGQDVVSRLLLNNLTFGYNYSQDRERSSTIENRFSWNWNFVGRYGLNIPQSFEIKPVTFLTDVPLLDFWKDFRVNLLPSNIAFGTKIDRSRTTEKLRAVPEASPVRRAFNTNRNASFSWRMNEGGLVNLTTDYSLNASSSLSHLETDDYGRQRSGGDITSDLILGNGKLFDFGNDNSLTQSITFNTRPRIPFIPSIDRYVTPTARYKVDYTWNDILGQTLSNSSFTKSASWNSTGTLGLDIRLGQIGRAIFGDSKPEDGSLKTILRYLIKFPIFDFERLSLNFSQNNGAKNDGLIGSGGITNFWARSIVPLGSEDNQYGPGMAYQLGLLDDPHGKLKPVFTSAFPFIGFQKEQGKRAPNIYVTDEFSQKNTLSGSTDRPLWPGANLSLNWSSDFGINQKTSVTTDNAGNVTFTNPFLAGTLSRTFLSLPNILFLNLFHNDAEGVADEYKSRKDKIVEPQLPLVASAQDSINYNSQLIGYNKLLSEAATSAFEDQLESFSWIPKPISRYFPRINWRIDWNGLEKLPFFSSWTQSVSLRHAYASKYTRGFRMTDSGEVPEAQTVTRGFSPLVSLSLSGKQEALANGTLTASLSFNTTTEFSLITAARSEISQDSKNELQVSVSYQKRGFEFPLFGLNLKNDIEFQFTGSMSKNNRKRFNLTEFKPEGQNDGSTKLNLRPSIRYTMSNTVSASAFLQYDATIPDADGSKDISRSTTKIGIDMRIGISGGR
- a CDS encoding AAA family ATPase: MSDSKIVLQKRLEEIEFELSILYEDRNQLQLQWHLEKDLIAETRDLKNQIESLRFEAENFERLGELGKVAEIRYGTILETQKQLEITQKKLIEAQSNQQLLKEEVGADDIAEVVAKWTGIPVSRMLESERTKLIKMEGRLHERVIGQDEAVTAVSNSIRRSRAGLQDQNRPIGSFIFLGTTGVGKTELARSLADFLFDDENALIRIDMSEYMEKFSVSRLIGSPPGYVGYEEGGQLTEPVRRKPYSVVLLDEIEKAHPEVFNILLQVLDEGRLTDSKGTLVSFKNTIIIMTSNIGSDILQSNLNNAKTPEEVDQALMTSRLKLIELLRKQMRPEFLNRIDDIIVFKPLTQIEIRQIVNVQLKKTEEMLQSNRIGFEITDDAKDWIAKLGFDITYGARPLKRVIQKHILNPLSISMLDGTYFAGDIIKISLDNSGHFKFSK
- a CDS encoding ATP-binding cassette domain-containing protein, with translation MIEINNITKIYNQNSPNQVSALNDVSINIKKGEFLMIIGSNGSGKSTLVKMIAGTEKLNSGNIIFNKIDITKKSDFKRSKLISRLFQDPLQGTSSELSILHNFRLAFLRTKSKNLIIGTGKDFRNFVKSKISILDMGLENNIDQAIGTLSGGQRQAITLLMAVLDNTELLLLDEPTAALDPLTSDFVMFLIDKIIRDLSLTAICVTHDLTYALKFGSRLIQMKNGKVLKDIQSNQKKELTNKEIYSWFEK